In Leptodesmis sichuanensis A121, the following are encoded in one genomic region:
- a CDS encoding NIL domain-containing protein encodes MKKRVTLTFPKRSVQMPVTYRLAKDFNVAANIIRAQVAPNQIGKLVVELSGDIDQLEAAIEWMRSQDIGVSSSSREIVIDEDLCVHCGLCTGVCPSEALTLDPESFKLSFTRSRCIVCEQCIPTCPVQAISTNL; translated from the coding sequence ATGAAGAAAAGAGTCACCCTGACCTTCCCCAAGCGTTCCGTCCAGATGCCAGTCACCTATCGATTGGCAAAGGATTTTAACGTTGCGGCAAATATTATTCGGGCACAGGTAGCACCGAACCAGATTGGCAAACTGGTGGTGGAATTGTCGGGGGATATTGACCAACTGGAAGCAGCGATCGAGTGGATGCGATCCCAGGACATCGGAGTTTCTTCCTCCAGCCGCGAAATCGTGATCGATGAAGATTTGTGTGTACACTGCGGCCTCTGTACGGGGGTTTGTCCTAGTGAGGCTCTGACTCTGGATCCTGAATCGTTTAAGCTTAGCTTCACGCGATCGCGCTGTATTGTCTGTGAACAGTGCATTCCTACCTGTCCGGTTCAGGCGATTTCAACAAATCTCTAA
- a CDS encoding glutamate-5-semialdehyde dehydrogenase encodes MTTDFSDGLIADPLVAVQAAHRASIQLATTKGVLRSQTVYAMAEALKQQQNDILEANTLDLEASREMAVPDLILEWLKLTPERIQTAANLLRRLSELPDPIGRVMDAAYQIDHCQTYSQLMPLGVISLIYEAFPELAALAAGLCVKTGNSLVLKGGSEASHSNAAIAQALWSAIEKNGLPDGCLQVLSSDQGASIRDLIVQDQYVNLIIPYGRPSLVQQIVRQATAPVLRSAMGNCYLYWSPSGSLDAVRWILIDSHQSEPDPVNAIEKVLIHPSQNPSSLIILWNSLREKGFELRGDADLVAEFPELKLAEESEWRQAYLAKIIAFKSVPSLEAAITWINLHSSGHADCLVTESYQESRSFALGINSASTYINASPRFSRNPKRGDSIFLGMSNQKGHRRGPISLETLTTVKHIIQGTGQF; translated from the coding sequence ATGACAACGGATTTCTCTGACGGACTGATTGCCGATCCACTCGTTGCTGTACAGGCTGCCCATCGAGCTTCGATCCAGTTAGCAACGACCAAAGGTGTGCTGCGCAGCCAAACCGTTTATGCGATGGCAGAAGCACTGAAGCAGCAGCAAAATGACATTCTAGAAGCCAATACGCTGGATCTGGAAGCCAGTCGGGAAATGGCAGTTCCTGATCTGATTTTGGAATGGCTAAAACTGACCCCAGAACGAATTCAAACGGCGGCTAACCTGCTGCGGCGATTAAGCGAACTCCCTGATCCGATCGGACGGGTGATGGATGCCGCCTACCAGATTGACCATTGCCAGACCTACTCCCAACTCATGCCCCTGGGGGTAATTTCACTGATTTACGAAGCCTTTCCCGAACTGGCCGCTCTGGCTGCAGGACTGTGTGTGAAAACGGGAAATAGTCTGGTGCTCAAAGGGGGCAGTGAAGCCAGCCATTCCAATGCGGCGATCGCGCAAGCCTTATGGTCGGCGATCGAAAAAAACGGACTGCCCGATGGTTGCCTGCAGGTGCTGTCCTCCGATCAGGGCGCTTCCATCCGCGATCTGATTGTGCAGGATCAGTACGTGAATCTGATCATTCCCTACGGACGACCCAGCCTGGTACAGCAAATTGTCCGACAGGCCACGGCTCCTGTCCTGCGATCGGCGATGGGTAACTGTTACCTGTACTGGTCACCTTCTGGCAGCTTGGATGCTGTGCGCTGGATTCTCATCGATAGTCACCAGAGCGAACCAGATCCGGTGAATGCGATCGAGAAAGTCTTAATCCATCCCAGCCAGAATCCTTCCTCCCTGATTATTCTGTGGAATAGTTTGCGAGAAAAGGGCTTTGAACTCCGAGGAGATGCCGACCTCGTGGCTGAATTTCCAGAACTGAAACTGGCCGAAGAAAGCGAATGGCGACAGGCATATCTGGCAAAAATCATTGCTTTCAAGTCTGTACCCAGTCTGGAAGCCGCCATCACCTGGATTAATTTGCACAGCAGTGGTCATGCCGACTGTCTAGTCACCGAATCCTACCAGGAGAGCCGTTCTTTTGCTTTGGGCATCAACAGCGCCTCCACCTACATCAACGCCTCGCCCCGCTTCTCCCGCAACCCCAAACGAGGCGACTCCATTTTCCTCGGCATGTCCAACCAAAAAGGACACCGTCGCGGGCCAATTAGTCTGGAAACCCTGACGACGGTGAAACACATTATTCAAGGAACAGGACAGTTTTGA